The nucleotide window CACGGTCTTTTCGTCGGTGGCGCAGGCACAATCCCCGTCTGCGGCCGATACCGCCCTCAGGCCCGACGCCGTGCACAGCGAAGGTCAACTGGCGCCTACGACCGTGAGTGCATCGGCGTTGAGCGATACCGACCCGGCGCCGGGTGGTCAGGTCGCCAGAGGCGGGCGTGTGGGCATGCTTGGCGACAAAAGTGCCATGGAAACACCGTTTTCGGTGACCAGCTACACGTCGGAGCGCATCGAGAACCAGCAGGCCGTTACGCTTGCCGAGGTGCTGAACGCCGTCCCATCGGTACGATTCACCGGACAAATCGGTGGCGTCACGGATTCCTTCTTCATTCGAGGCTTCCCGATCAATGAAGGCAATCTCTCTGAAGTTGCCTTCGACGGTGTCTACGGGGTGTCGCCGAATTACCACCTGTTCACCGAATACATCGAGCGTGTCGAAGTGCTGCGCGGTCCGGCAGCGTTGCTCTACGGTATGTCGCCGAATAGCGGCGTAGGCGGGGTGGTCAACATCGTTCCCAAACGCGCGCTCGCCAAAGACCTGACGCGAGTCACCGTCGACTACGCCACCAAAAGTCAGGCAGGTGTCGCCGTGGACGTCAGCCGACGATTCGGCGATGAACGGCAGTGGGGCATTCGCTTCAACGGCTTGCACCGTCAGGGCGACACGGCACTGGACAACCAGTCGTCGCGTGCCGAGGTCGGCGCTTTGTCCTTGGACTACCGGGGGACACGCCTGCGCGCATCCCTTGATGTGATAGAGCAATACCAATGGGTCGATGCCCCGACCCGGCCATTTCTCGTCGCCGCTGGCATCCCGGTGCCGTCGGCCCCGAGCGGCGCACGTAACGTGACGCAGAAATGGGGTTGGTGGAAGTCCAACGATCTCTCGACGCTTGGGCACGTCGAGTACGACCTGTCCGACAACGTGACGGTCTTCGCCGACGCAGGCACCGCAAAATCCGACGTTTCGCGGCTATCGGATCAAACACCGACGATTCTGGACGGCTTCGGCAACACATCGGCTGTCCCGCAGAACTGGAAATTTCAGGTCAATCGCACCACGCTCGACACCGGGGTCAGGGCGAACTTCCATACCGGTGGCGTCTCGCACGCCGTGACCGCCCAAGCGAACTACTACACCGATCGTGTCGCCTCCGGCGCCAATTCCGGCACGGCGGTGCTGTCGAATATCTATTCGCCCATCGATCGGCCGGAGCAATTCATCGGCGCCCCAACGCGCGTCCCGCTGGCGTCTACGTCGACGCTCTCGGGCATCGCCTTGGCCGATACGATCGGCATGTTCGCCGACCGGCTGCAACTCACGCTCGGCCTGCGCGGACAACAGGTCAGGTCGAACAATTACAACGCCGTCACCGGTGCCGTTTCGACGGCTTATGACAAAAACGCCGTCACGCCGTTGGCCGGTGTGGTGTTCAAGGCAACGCAGGATATTTCGCTGTACGCCAATTACATCGAAGGGCTGAGCAGGGGCGACGTGGCCCCGACAACCGCGAGCAATGCGGGTGAAGTGTTCGCGCCCTACAAGACGCGACAAAAGGAAGTCGGCGTCAAGGTCGCCATGGGGGGCGTCATCGCGACGCTCGCGGCGTTCGAGATTACCAAGCCGAGCGGTTCGCTTAGCGGCACCGTGTACAGCGTGAACAGTGAGCAGCGCAATCGCGGGCTGGAACTCACGATGGCCGGTGAGCCTTATGCGGGCGTGCGGCTGATCGGTGGCCTGACTTGGCTGAATGCGCAGTTGACCAAGACGCCGAATGCCGCGACGCAGGGTAAGCGTCCTGTCGGCGTGCCGCAGCTCATGGCAAATGCCGGCGCGGAATGGGACGTGCGATGGGTGCCGGGCCTTACGCTGACCGGCGCAGTAACCTACACCGCAGACGAGAACGTCAACCAGGCCAACACGCAGTCGGTGCCCTCATGGACGACGGTGGATCTGGGCGTTCGATACAAGACAAAGCTGGTCGGGAAAAGCACGACGTTCCGGGTGGGCGTGAACAATGTATTCGACCGGCACTACTGGTCGGGCGTGGCTTCCTACGGGACGATCTCGCTGGGGGCGCCGCGCACGCTTTACGCCTCGGCCGCCGTCGATTTCTGATCGTCTGATCTGGGCGCGGGCTGCCTCAGCCCGTCGCCACGCCCCAGATGCGTTTGCGGTTCAACAGCAGGGGGATCGCGCCGATGGCGATACCGCCCATCCCGACGATATTCGTCACCCAGTCGAAGGTCGGGATGCTGTAGAGCGCGATAAAGAACAGAAAGGCGCCGCTCGCCACCGGCCAGATCACGTGGGTCACCGCAACCCAAGGCCCTTGGGTCAGCACCTTTCGGTAGTACCAGCCACAGGCGAACCCGGTCAGCCCGAGATAGAAGCAAATCTGGAAGCCGATGGCCGTAATCGAGTCTTGCAGGATCACATTGATGGTCGGTAGGTAAGACGACATCAACAGCAGTACGAGTCCGGTGATCCAGATGAAGAAGATGGCGATGTGGGGCGTTCGCCAGCGGGGATGCAGGCGCGCATAACGGTGGTGGAGGGCGCCGTCGCGGCTTTTGGCGAACAGCGTGCGCGTGAACTGCAACATCTGCGTCTCGACCGTGCCCACCGTGCTCAGCAACACCGCGATGATCGCGACGTAACCCCACGTCGGCCCGAGCAGCTTCTCGGCAATGGCGAAAATGATGTTCGTGTTGTAGTGCTGGATCTCGGCGTCCGACAGCCCGAGCAGCGCGATGACAATGAAGACGAGGAAAAACACCATCAGGAACACCATCGACCAGAACGCCGCCCGGCCCGGGGTACGGTTCGCGTCGCGCGTCTCTTCGCTGAGGTTCATGGTCACGTCCCAGCCATAAAAGAAGAAGATCGCCACCAGCGCGCCACTGGCGAACGTCTTGGGCGTGAACGCCAAGGGCCAGAACCAGCCCCATGAGAACGCATGCTGCTGCGCATGCGAGAACACAAAGAAGCTCGCGACGATGATCACGAGCAGGATGATGCCCTCGACGACCGTCATGAGCACCTGCACATAACTGGTGAGCTTGATGCCCTTGACCACCACCGCACTGACGAAGGTCAGCCACGCGGCCGCGATCAGCGTCACGTAGTGCACGTTATTCATCATGGGGCGATTGAAGATCAGCAGCGTGGCATTGGCCGCCGGAATCATGGCGGAGACCATGAACACGCAGCACAGCACCAGCAGCGCCCACCCGGCAAAGAAGCCAAGGCCGCGGCCGAAAACCATGCTGACCCACGAATAGGACGTACCGGCGCTCGCCAGCGCGCGGTTCATGTTGATGAACGCGTAGGCAATGCCGAACATGATGAGCCCGCACACCAGAATGCTGGCCGGCGAGAGGGTGCCGGCCGTCCCGATGATCGTGGACGTCGTGATTTCGATGCTGTAGGCGGGCGCGGTGCCCGCGATACCCATGATCACGGATTCGACGATACCCAGCGAGTCGGCGTTGAGCTTGGCGGGTGAGTCCATGGGCACGCAACTCGCGGTTGTCGTCGATGGGTCGACTTTTACTCCGAGCCGGACCAACAGACAAGTCAGATTGTCCCGCGAATCTGTCAATTCCACACAATTTCAATCAGAAAGAAATTTCACAGAAATTCACCGAATAATTTCACATAGGTGAAATCTCTAATATCGACGCGGAATTCGGCTGCCCAGAATGCAGGCTCAGATCACTGCAACGCCTCGCCCTGGAAGGTCGCATATGGATACCACCGAAATCGGCTGTTTCACTACCCGGCAGCCCCGCAAGGGAAACCGGACCCGCGATGTGATCGCGGCGAACTTTGGCACGTTCTTCGAGTGGTTCGATTTGCTGGTGTACGCGATGTTCGCGATCACCATCTCGAAACTGTTCTTCCCGCAGGGCGATCCGCAATCGGCGCTGCTGTTCAGCCTGATGACGTTCGCAAGCTCGTTCCTGATCCGGCCGGTCGGGGCGGTGGTGTTGGGCATGATGGCCGACAAGGTCGGCCGGCGCGCCACCTTGAGCTTCGCGGCCATGCTGATGTTGGCCGGCACGGTGCTGATCGCCGTATCGCCGACCTATGACACGATCGGCGTCTGGGCGCCGGTGATTCTCGTCACGGGGCGTTTGCTGCAAGGCTTCTCGGTGGGCGGGGAGTTCGGTACCGCCAACTCGTATCTGACGGAGCAGAGCGCTTCGCGCAAGGCATTTTTCGCCAGCCTCCAATTCTCGGCATCGGGCCTCGCCGTGCTGGCCGCGTCGCTGTTCGCGTACTTCCTGAACCACTTCCTCACGACGGACCAGATCAATTCGTGGGGCTGGCGTCTGCCGTTCTTGTTCGGCTGCCTGATCGGGCCGGTCGGCCTGTACATCCGCTCGAAGATCGAAGAAACGGCCGACTTCGAACAGGTCAAGCGCACGGGTGCCACGGTGCAGAACCCGCTGGCCGAGACGTTCCGGTCGCACAAGCGCTTCGTGCTGATTGGCGCCGTGGTCGCAGCCGCCGGCGTGGTGGCCAGCTTCCTGA belongs to Pandoraea norimbergensis and includes:
- a CDS encoding APC family permease, whose amino-acid sequence is MDSPAKLNADSLGIVESVIMGIAGTAPAYSIEITTSTIIGTAGTLSPASILVCGLIMFGIAYAFINMNRALASAGTSYSWVSMVFGRGLGFFAGWALLVLCCVFMVSAMIPAANATLLIFNRPMMNNVHYVTLIAAAWLTFVSAVVVKGIKLTSYVQVLMTVVEGIILLVIIVASFFVFSHAQQHAFSWGWFWPLAFTPKTFASGALVAIFFFYGWDVTMNLSEETRDANRTPGRAAFWSMVFLMVFFLVFIVIALLGLSDAEIQHYNTNIIFAIAEKLLGPTWGYVAIIAVLLSTVGTVETQMLQFTRTLFAKSRDGALHHRYARLHPRWRTPHIAIFFIWITGLVLLLMSSYLPTINVILQDSITAIGFQICFYLGLTGFACGWYYRKVLTQGPWVAVTHVIWPVASGAFLFFIALYSIPTFDWVTNIVGMGGIAIGAIPLLLNRKRIWGVATG
- a CDS encoding MFS transporter, producing the protein MDTTEIGCFTTRQPRKGNRTRDVIAANFGTFFEWFDLLVYAMFAITISKLFFPQGDPQSALLFSLMTFASSFLIRPVGAVVLGMMADKVGRRATLSFAAMLMLAGTVLIAVSPTYDTIGVWAPVILVTGRLLQGFSVGGEFGTANSYLTEQSASRKAFFASLQFSASGLAVLAASLFAYFLNHFLTTDQINSWGWRLPFLFGCLIGPVGLYIRSKIEETADFEQVKRTGATVQNPLAETFRSHKRFVLIGAVVAAAGVVASFLNLYMPTFAINNLGLTKDDAFIASICSGVVCTFVPMFGGIAADRLGTVKVMRTALILGVILVFPLFQMLTRSPSLLTLAVFQCTLSFVFYSFYYAPIGSLLSQLFPTSCRTTGVSIAYVVAQTFFGGITPLVVGFMVKATGSVMAPAYYIVIIAVFALMGLYASRKHVT
- a CDS encoding TonB-dependent receptor, translating into MKTPQPLVMALLLATVFSSVAQAQSPSAADTALRPDAVHSEGQLAPTTVSASALSDTDPAPGGQVARGGRVGMLGDKSAMETPFSVTSYTSERIENQQAVTLAEVLNAVPSVRFTGQIGGVTDSFFIRGFPINEGNLSEVAFDGVYGVSPNYHLFTEYIERVEVLRGPAALLYGMSPNSGVGGVVNIVPKRALAKDLTRVTVDYATKSQAGVAVDVSRRFGDERQWGIRFNGLHRQGDTALDNQSSRAEVGALSLDYRGTRLRASLDVIEQYQWVDAPTRPFLVAAGIPVPSAPSGARNVTQKWGWWKSNDLSTLGHVEYDLSDNVTVFADAGTAKSDVSRLSDQTPTILDGFGNTSAVPQNWKFQVNRTTLDTGVRANFHTGGVSHAVTAQANYYTDRVASGANSGTAVLSNIYSPIDRPEQFIGAPTRVPLASTSTLSGIALADTIGMFADRLQLTLGLRGQQVRSNNYNAVTGAVSTAYDKNAVTPLAGVVFKATQDISLYANYIEGLSRGDVAPTTASNAGEVFAPYKTRQKEVGVKVAMGGVIATLAAFEITKPSGSLSGTVYSVNSEQRNRGLELTMAGEPYAGVRLIGGLTWLNAQLTKTPNAATQGKRPVGVPQLMANAGAEWDVRWVPGLTLTGAVTYTADENVNQANTQSVPSWTTVDLGVRYKTKLVGKSTTFRVGVNNVFDRHYWSGVASYGTISLGAPRTLYASAAVDF